One Halosegnis longus DNA window includes the following coding sequences:
- a CDS encoding SRPBCC family protein encodes MDAVELQTVVYAPRTEVFDFLIDFTHYARYSKHLDSVEGFGDGSEGTEYELTFSWWKLSYTARSRVTDIDSPSRIAWELTKDLDANGYWELGDATPPEDREHATRVTFRAAFAPESADTSVIPLPSLVSWDWVIEKAKPKIQSEAERVVRRAVKDLEGTSRSVELEITTRPDSV; translated from the coding sequence GTGGACGCTGTCGAACTCCAGACCGTCGTGTACGCGCCCAGAACAGAGGTGTTCGACTTCCTCATCGACTTCACGCACTACGCCCGCTACTCCAAACATCTCGACAGCGTCGAAGGGTTCGGCGACGGCAGCGAGGGGACGGAGTACGAACTCACGTTCTCGTGGTGGAAGCTCTCGTACACGGCCCGCTCGCGGGTCACCGACATCGACTCGCCAAGCCGCATCGCGTGGGAGCTGACGAAGGACCTCGACGCCAACGGCTACTGGGAGCTGGGAGACGCGACCCCGCCGGAAGACCGCGAGCACGCGACGCGTGTCACCTTCCGGGCGGCGTTCGCGCCCGAGTCGGCGGACACGAGCGTCATCCCGCTGCCGTCGCTCGTCTCGTGGGACTGGGTCATCGAGAAGGCGAAACCGAAGATACAGTCCGAGGCGGAACGCGTCGTCCGCCGCGCGGTGAAGGACTTAGAGGGAACGAGCCGGTCGGTCGAGTTAGAGATTACGACCCGCCCCGACTCCGTGTAG
- a CDS encoding M42 family metallopeptidase — MAHEELPFDFELLCELTETNGVPGYEDRIRDIVRRELTDEVDTIESDGMGNLVATVEGTGDQHVVVAAHMDEIGFMVRHVTDDGYLKLDALGGWDARVLKAQRVTVHTDDEDLTGVIGSPPPHTLDESDRDGDDTVDDVYVDLGRDGDEVADLVSIGDFVTTQQSTTLMGDHVTGKALDNRVSVFALIEAARRLDSPTATIHLAATVQEEVGLRGAQALGVDIDADVAYGLDTTVANDGPNFSKEDRVTALGDGAGIKLKDSSAITNPTVHRRLTALAEKREIPHQPEILPAGGTDTAGLQFAGGATPAGAISFPTRYLHTVTESIHVEDIEAVIDLLVAALETEDGSTDYRL, encoded by the coding sequence ATGGCACACGAGGAGCTACCGTTCGACTTCGAGTTGCTGTGCGAGCTGACAGAGACTAACGGCGTTCCCGGCTACGAGGACCGGATTCGCGACATCGTCCGCAGAGAGCTGACCGACGAGGTCGACACGATAGAAAGCGACGGGATGGGGAACCTCGTCGCCACCGTCGAGGGGACCGGCGACCAGCACGTCGTCGTCGCGGCCCACATGGACGAAATCGGGTTCATGGTGCGACACGTTACCGACGACGGCTACCTCAAGCTCGACGCGCTCGGCGGATGGGACGCACGCGTGTTGAAGGCCCAGCGCGTCACCGTCCACACGGACGACGAGGACCTCACGGGCGTCATCGGTAGTCCACCGCCCCACACCCTCGACGAGAGCGACCGCGACGGCGACGACACGGTGGACGATGTCTACGTCGACCTCGGGCGCGACGGCGACGAGGTCGCGGACCTCGTGAGCATCGGTGACTTCGTGACGACCCAGCAGTCGACGACGCTGATGGGCGACCACGTCACGGGGAAGGCGCTCGACAATCGCGTGTCGGTGTTTGCCCTCATCGAGGCTGCCCGCCGGCTCGACTCGCCGACGGCGACGATTCACCTCGCGGCGACGGTCCAAGAGGAGGTCGGGCTGCGCGGCGCGCAGGCGCTCGGCGTCGACATCGACGCCGACGTGGCCTACGGGCTGGACACGACGGTCGCGAACGACGGGCCGAACTTCTCGAAGGAGGACCGCGTGACGGCCCTCGGTGACGGTGCCGGCATCAAGCTGAAAGACAGCTCCGCGATCACGAACCCGACTGTCCACCGGCGGCTGACGGCGCTCGCAGAAAAGCGAGAGATTCCACACCAGCCGGAGATTCTTCCCGCGGGCGGAACCGACACGGCGGGACTCCAGTTCGCCGGCGGTGCGACGCCGGCCGGGGCGATTTCGTTCCCGACGCGGTATCTCCACACGGTGACCGAGAGCATCCACGTCGAGGATATCGAGGCAGTCATCGACCTGCTGGTCGCCGCGCTGGAAACGGAAGACGGCTCTACCGACTACCGGCTGTAG
- a CDS encoding DUF7313 family protein → MENFVAWFGPVDQILAQNVLSAPLIAYLLLGLVVLNMLGRALEYRQHQSQAASGDWQDVTRHPLRVGTNFLLVVGAFYYMTIAHHGGLVFSMLVATVFVTDLFEFESRQVEVRNDRDLTPPKGSVTASILMLAYILFQTFFFAVAPFWSQVV, encoded by the coding sequence ATGGAGAATTTCGTGGCGTGGTTCGGGCCGGTGGACCAAATTCTGGCACAGAACGTGCTTTCTGCACCGCTGATTGCCTATCTGCTGCTCGGGCTGGTCGTGCTCAACATGCTGGGTCGCGCACTGGAGTACAGACAACACCAGTCACAGGCAGCGTCGGGCGACTGGCAGGACGTGACGCGACATCCGCTGCGCGTCGGGACGAACTTCCTGCTCGTGGTCGGTGCGTTCTACTACATGACCATCGCACACCACGGCGGGCTCGTGTTCTCGATGCTCGTCGCGACGGTGTTCGTGACCGACCTCTTCGAGTTCGAGTCCCGCCAGGTGGAGGTCCGCAACGACCGCGACCTCACGCCGCCGAAGGGTTCCGTGACGGCGTCCATCCTCATGCTCGCGTACATCCTCTTCCAGACGTTCTTCTTCGCTGTTGCGCCGTTCTGGAGTCAGGTCGTCTGA
- the coaBC gene encoding bifunctional phosphopantothenoylcysteine decarboxylase/phosphopantothenate--cysteine ligase CoaBC encodes MSVLADTNVVLGVSGSIAAVKTVELAHELRREGASVRAVVTDSARGIIHPWALEFATEREVVTEITGRVEHVDLFGADGWADVFLLAPATANTVGKIAAGIDDTTVTTCATTALGQGIPLVVAPAMHEPMYDHPGVLDSLDTLESWGVTFVDPRLEEGKAKIATEEAIVTTTARVAGDSSLAGRHVVVTSGPTSETIDPVRVLTNRASGKTGRALARACYVRGADVTLLHDGADVPYADVERVESAAEMTEAAVEAVGAGADALVSAAAISDYTIEASDEKIRSGGELTLELEPTPKLLDTVRASAPDLTMVGFKLETEGDDEQLVATAREQLERVGLSFVVANRADALAGDETRVIIVRDEATTTYTGSKTAVANDIAGELATEL; translated from the coding sequence ATGAGCGTACTCGCCGACACGAACGTCGTCCTCGGCGTCTCGGGGTCGATCGCCGCCGTCAAGACGGTGGAACTGGCCCACGAACTGCGACGCGAGGGCGCGAGCGTCAGAGCAGTCGTGACCGACAGCGCCCGCGGCATCATCCACCCGTGGGCACTGGAGTTCGCGACCGAACGCGAGGTCGTCACCGAGATTACCGGACGGGTCGAACACGTCGACCTGTTCGGCGCGGACGGGTGGGCAGACGTGTTCCTGCTCGCGCCCGCGACCGCGAACACCGTCGGAAAAATCGCCGCCGGTATCGACGACACGACCGTCACGACGTGTGCCACGACCGCCCTCGGCCAAGGGATACCGTTGGTCGTCGCGCCCGCGATGCACGAGCCGATGTACGACCACCCGGGCGTGCTCGACTCGCTCGACACCCTCGAATCGTGGGGCGTCACCTTCGTCGACCCACGTCTCGAAGAGGGGAAAGCCAAAATCGCGACCGAGGAGGCAATCGTGACCACGACGGCCCGCGTCGCCGGCGACTCCTCGCTCGCCGGCAGACACGTCGTCGTCACGAGCGGGCCGACAAGCGAGACAATCGACCCCGTCCGGGTGTTGACGAACCGCGCATCGGGGAAGACGGGGCGCGCACTCGCTCGGGCCTGTTACGTTCGCGGCGCGGACGTGACCCTGCTGCACGACGGTGCAGACGTGCCGTACGCGGATGTCGAGCGCGTCGAATCGGCCGCGGAGATGACCGAGGCGGCGGTCGAGGCGGTCGGTGCCGGTGCCGACGCGCTCGTCTCCGCGGCTGCAATCTCGGATTACACCATCGAGGCGAGCGACGAGAAGATTCGCTCCGGGGGGGAACTCACGCTCGAACTGGAGCCGACGCCGAAACTGCTCGATACGGTCCGTGCGAGCGCCCCCGACCTCACGATGGTCGGCTTCAAACTCGAAACCGAAGGCGACGACGAGCAGCTCGTCGCGACGGCGCGCGAGCAACTGGAGCGGGTCGGGCTCTCATTCGTCGTGGCGAACCGCGCAGACGCGCTCGCCGGCGACGAGACGCGCGTCATCATCGTGCGAGACGAGGCAACCACGACCTACACCGGGTCGAAAACGGCTGTCGCGAACGACATCGCCGGCGAACTCGCGACCGAACTCTGA
- a CDS encoding Na(+)/H(+) antiporter subunit D → MEPIVPPFVPVILAALLLPLLGRKVGHAVAGVATFAVVPYVWLVDSGAHFTNFDLFGFETVIFNVDPFSTLMGLIFAFIGATGVLYSYYSDAEAIQTAFALSYVASSLGAVFGGDWLTLIFFWELMAVTSTLLVWHYGGKAVRAGFRYAILHGIGGTLFLGAVIWHFAETGTFLFASVPGGPETAGLAGSVAPVLAALGVGVNVGFIGLHAWLPDTYPRPHIAASVFLCVYTTKTGVYGMYRVFPDDGNVAVAYMGGLMAVFGATMALFQNDMRRLLSYHIQSQVGYMVAGVGIGSALAQAGAFAHVFNHILYKGLLFMTAGVVIYRTGEESLKKLGGLARQMPLTAGAFTIAALSIAGFPGFNGFVSKGIVISGSHYTFEKGPLVIGDFYTLEILLLVGGVGTFMSFIKFGYYAFFHGEYDGEVKDANRGQSVALVTVAALCVFFGISDGSLFNILPFDVTDGAVVDHVYVTYTVDHIVEGVALAVAGLVGFVLVKKPLSKLGKVPDVDSLYNPLSFYGTRALVVGVTELYAATDRAVVRLAGGVQRAVAAPDRAVGRAVGRDRVPLAAGISSGIVLVVLVAAAVVLAAVL, encoded by the coding sequence ATGGAGCCAATCGTTCCGCCGTTCGTCCCGGTCATCCTCGCTGCGCTGCTGTTGCCGCTGCTCGGCCGAAAGGTGGGCCACGCGGTCGCCGGTGTCGCGACCTTCGCCGTCGTCCCGTACGTGTGGCTCGTGGATTCGGGCGCACACTTCACGAACTTCGACCTGTTCGGCTTCGAGACGGTCATCTTCAACGTCGACCCGTTCTCGACGCTGATGGGGCTCATCTTCGCGTTCATCGGCGCGACCGGCGTGCTCTACTCGTACTACAGCGACGCCGAGGCGATTCAGACGGCGTTCGCACTCAGCTACGTGGCGAGCAGTCTGGGAGCCGTCTTCGGCGGCGACTGGCTCACGCTCATCTTCTTCTGGGAGCTGATGGCCGTCACCAGCACGCTGTTGGTCTGGCACTACGGCGGCAAGGCCGTCCGTGCGGGCTTCCGGTACGCGATTCTCCACGGTATCGGCGGGACCCTGTTCCTCGGGGCCGTCATCTGGCACTTCGCCGAGACGGGTACCTTCCTGTTCGCGAGCGTGCCCGGTGGCCCCGAGACGGCCGGACTCGCCGGCTCCGTCGCGCCCGTGCTCGCCGCGCTCGGTGTCGGTGTCAACGTCGGCTTCATCGGCCTACACGCGTGGCTGCCGGACACCTACCCGCGCCCGCATATCGCGGCCAGCGTCTTCCTGTGCGTTTACACGACCAAGACCGGCGTCTACGGGATGTACCGCGTCTTCCCGGACGACGGGAACGTCGCCGTCGCGTACATGGGCGGACTGATGGCCGTCTTCGGCGCGACGATGGCGCTGTTCCAAAACGACATGCGACGGCTCCTCTCGTATCACATCCAGTCGCAGGTCGGCTACATGGTCGCTGGTGTCGGCATCGGCTCCGCGCTCGCACAGGCGGGCGCGTTCGCGCACGTGTTCAACCACATCCTCTACAAGGGGCTGTTGTTCATGACCGCCGGCGTCGTCATCTACCGCACCGGCGAGGAGAGTCTGAAGAAGCTCGGCGGGCTGGCCCGACAGATGCCTCTCACCGCCGGCGCGTTCACCATCGCCGCGCTGTCGATCGCCGGCTTCCCCGGCTTCAACGGCTTCGTGAGCAAGGGTATCGTCATCTCCGGGAGCCACTACACCTTTGAGAAGGGACCGCTCGTGATTGGCGACTTCTACACCCTCGAGATACTGCTGCTCGTCGGTGGTGTCGGCACCTTCATGTCGTTCATCAAGTTCGGCTACTACGCCTTCTTCCACGGCGAGTACGACGGCGAGGTGAAAGACGCTAATCGGGGCCAATCCGTCGCGCTGGTGACCGTCGCCGCACTGTGTGTGTTCTTCGGCATCTCCGACGGCTCGCTGTTCAACATCCTCCCGTTCGACGTGACTGACGGAGCCGTCGTCGACCACGTCTACGTGACGTACACCGTCGACCACATCGTCGAGGGCGTCGCGCTCGCCGTGGCGGGGCTCGTCGGGTTCGTCCTCGTGAAGAAGCCGCTCTCGAAGCTCGGAAAGGTGCCCGACGTGGATTCGCTGTACAACCCGCTCAGCTTCTACGGGACGCGCGCGCTCGTCGTCGGCGTCACCGAACTGTACGCCGCGACCGACCGCGCCGTCGTCAGACTCGCCGGCGGCGTCCAGCGCGCCGTCGCTGCACCCGACCGCGCCGTGGGCCGAGCCGTCGGCCGCGACCGCGTGCCGCTGGCGGCCGGAATCAGCTCGGGTATCGTGCTCGTCGTGCTGGTGGCGGCGGCCGTCGTCCTCGCGGCGGTGCTGTAA
- a CDS encoding NAD(+)/NADH kinase, protein MQRPTVGILGDQTVATAVTAAGGEPLAVDPTEVAVTEPDVVVAVGESGMLTAADIGIESPVVPVDAGYPYRSVERGSLESALAAVFEDQHEIAELPVATARTPLGETRALAEFMLVTGEPARISEYTVVSRTERVATFRADGVVVATPVGSNGYTRRADGPIVANGVDAFAVVPIAPFSTDEDMWVVPTDGLELRVERDETPVELLADDRTTGSVVPGESVRVGVESSLSVAVVPESSGRFR, encoded by the coding sequence ATGCAGCGACCGACGGTCGGCATCCTCGGCGATCAGACGGTAGCGACGGCCGTAACTGCCGCCGGCGGTGAGCCGCTCGCCGTCGACCCGACCGAGGTCGCCGTAACCGAGCCCGACGTCGTCGTCGCCGTCGGCGAGTCGGGCATGTTGACGGCTGCCGACATCGGTATCGAGTCGCCCGTCGTTCCCGTCGACGCTGGCTACCCGTACCGGTCGGTCGAACGCGGTTCGCTAGAGAGTGCACTCGCCGCGGTGTTTGAAGACCAACACGAGATAGCCGAGCTACCGGTCGCGACCGCGCGAACCCCACTCGGGGAGACACGGGCGCTCGCGGAGTTCATGCTGGTGACCGGCGAACCGGCACGCATCTCGGAGTACACGGTCGTGAGCCGCACAGAGCGGGTGGCGACGTTCCGTGCCGACGGAGTCGTTGTTGCGACGCCGGTCGGTTCCAACGGCTACACGCGCCGGGCGGACGGGCCGATTGTGGCCAACGGCGTCGACGCGTTCGCCGTCGTTCCGATCGCTCCGTTCTCGACGGACGAGGACATGTGGGTGGTGCCGACGGACGGACTGGAACTTCGCGTGGAGCGCGACGAGACGCCGGTGGAGCTGCTGGCCGACGACCGGACCACCGGCTCGGTCGTGCCCGGCGAGTCGGTCCGCGTGGGCGTCGAGTCGTCGCTTTCCGTCGCCGTCGTTCCGGAGTCGAGCGGTCGGTTTCGCTGA
- a CDS encoding DUF7314 family protein: MADEFAKGFTIFISAGLAWMTLAGWYNTPSFEGTQLLAPNPTSGLTVYTQVGLVVKEAMLWFAILGFLTFVVVIPIARKARDAYVGAPEIPE; the protein is encoded by the coding sequence ATGGCCGACGAATTTGCAAAAGGGTTCACGATATTCATCAGCGCCGGGCTGGCGTGGATGACGCTCGCCGGCTGGTACAACACGCCGAGCTTCGAGGGAACACAGCTGCTTGCGCCCAATCCGACCTCCGGACTGACGGTGTACACGCAGGTCGGACTGGTGGTCAAGGAGGCGATGTTGTGGTTCGCCATCCTGGGCTTCCTCACGTTCGTCGTCGTGATTCCGATCGCGCGGAAGGCACGCGACGCGTACGTCGGGGCACCGGAGATTCCGGAGTAA
- a CDS encoding plastocyanin/azurin family copper-binding protein has protein sequence MSSDERSVSRRGFLRASTGAAAASGLVGTAAAQEDGNETDSGSGGGGDLPGAGTTETVVVAPGGEFVYEPAELQILPGTTVNFVWEGDGHNVVPDSTPEGATWEGKGEAGVLFDSGTEYSHTFETLGTYEYVCTPHESVGMVGSIEVVEEISTPEPAQGPPEIPDPAKVLGLAGTIGIGATLGLAYFLMRFGGGYDEE, from the coding sequence ATGAGCAGCGACGAGCGTTCCGTCAGTCGACGTGGCTTCCTGCGCGCCTCGACCGGCGCGGCGGCCGCGAGCGGGCTTGTCGGTACCGCAGCCGCACAGGAGGATGGCAACGAGACGGACAGCGGCTCCGGCGGCGGCGGTGACCTTCCGGGGGCGGGGACGACAGAAACCGTGGTCGTCGCGCCGGGCGGTGAGTTCGTCTACGAGCCGGCGGAGCTCCAGATTCTCCCGGGAACGACGGTGAACTTCGTGTGGGAAGGCGACGGCCACAACGTCGTTCCCGACTCCACTCCTGAGGGCGCGACGTGGGAAGGAAAAGGCGAGGCCGGCGTGCTCTTCGACTCCGGCACCGAGTACAGCCACACCTTCGAGACGCTCGGCACCTACGAGTACGTCTGTACGCCACACGAGAGCGTCGGCATGGTCGGCTCCATCGAGGTCGTCGAGGAAATTTCGACGCCGGAACCCGCGCAGGGACCACCGGAGATTCCCGACCCAGCGAAGGTGCTCGGACTCGCCGGCACCATCGGCATCGGCGCGACGCTCGGGCTCGCGTACTTCCTGATGCGCTTTGGCGGCGGCTACGACGAGGAGTAG
- a CDS encoding M28 family peptidase, with amino-acid sequence MTQWIGETFTSEVGWSHLESLVGVGNRMAGSDGEATAARETRDALAEFADDAWTDEFDIQGWIRSDSRVQAGETDFDCLALPRSPTGETTGELVDVGYGLPEDFEQTDVDGKVVVCASNVPSWYDRLIHRREKYYDAVEHGAAAFLFRNHVEGCLAPTGSVGTADAPLGEIPAVGISKEAGSRLVREHEGEQVTVATRAETGDATSQNVHATLGPDTDETLLVTSHVDAHDIAEGAMDNGAGTAMVVELARALADREADLDTRVEFVCFGAEEVGLVGSSCLAGERDPETVKAVFNLDGVAQGRNLAAYTHGFDALDAAIDRVSDRLDQPFTANPHHGPHSDHWPFVERGVPGLHVYAETGDEGRGWGHTRADTLDKLAPRDFREQAIVLAELAVELASDATTTERRDTADIAAELEAQDLATGMKRTGDWPFDDD; translated from the coding sequence ATGACACAGTGGATTGGTGAGACGTTCACCTCCGAGGTCGGCTGGAGCCATCTCGAATCGCTCGTCGGCGTCGGCAACCGGATGGCCGGGTCCGACGGCGAGGCGACGGCCGCCCGCGAGACGCGCGACGCGCTCGCGGAGTTCGCCGACGACGCGTGGACAGATGAGTTCGACATCCAAGGGTGGATACGCAGCGACTCCCGCGTGCAGGCCGGCGAGACCGATTTCGACTGTCTCGCGCTCCCTCGGTCGCCGACCGGGGAGACGACGGGCGAACTCGTCGATGTGGGCTACGGACTGCCGGAGGACTTCGAGCAGACGGACGTCGATGGGAAGGTCGTCGTTTGTGCGAGCAACGTTCCCTCGTGGTACGACCGGCTCATCCACCGCCGGGAGAAGTACTACGACGCCGTCGAACACGGAGCGGCTGCGTTCCTGTTCCGGAACCACGTCGAGGGGTGTCTCGCACCGACCGGAAGCGTCGGAACGGCCGACGCGCCGCTGGGCGAGATACCGGCCGTCGGCATCTCGAAGGAGGCCGGGAGCCGTCTCGTCCGCGAACACGAGGGCGAGCAGGTCACCGTCGCCACGCGCGCCGAGACGGGCGACGCGACGAGTCAGAACGTCCACGCGACGCTCGGGCCGGACACGGACGAAACTCTACTCGTGACCAGTCACGTCGACGCCCACGATATCGCCGAGGGAGCGATGGACAACGGCGCGGGGACGGCGATGGTGGTCGAACTCGCGCGGGCGCTCGCCGACCGCGAAGCCGACCTTGACACGCGCGTCGAGTTCGTCTGCTTCGGCGCGGAGGAGGTTGGACTCGTCGGCTCCAGCTGTCTCGCCGGCGAGCGCGACCCCGAGACGGTGAAGGCGGTGTTTAATCTCGACGGCGTCGCCCAGGGGCGGAATCTCGCCGCCTACACCCACGGCTTCGACGCGCTCGATGCTGCCATCGACCGGGTGAGCGACCGACTCGACCAGCCGTTCACCGCGAACCCACACCACGGCCCGCACAGCGATCACTGGCCGTTCGTGGAGCGAGGAGTCCCGGGACTCCACGTCTACGCCGAGACGGGCGACGAGGGACGCGGCTGGGGACACACTCGCGCCGACACGCTCGACAAGCTCGCTCCGCGGGATTTCCGGGAACAGGCTATCGTCCTCGCGGAGTTGGCCGTCGAACTGGCGAGCGACGCGACGACGACCGAACGGCGTGACACGGCCGACATCGCCGCGGAACTCGAAGCCCAGGACCTCGCGACCGGGATGAAACGCACCGGCGACTGGCCGTTCGACGACGACTGA
- a CDS encoding DUF7315 family membrane protein — MSEEPDSDAAEGGGRDIAVPMEMYKSITVFSTLFAVAFVLLAFVMFDAATLDRSFVRGLVQDAFGAVGVGVGGQPLTIAFALVGFAFLTTGSGIYILGSRFRAEEMGNAKNEADET; from the coding sequence ATGAGTGAGGAACCCGACAGCGACGCCGCCGAGGGCGGCGGGCGCGACATCGCCGTCCCGATGGAGATGTACAAATCCATCACGGTGTTCTCGACGCTGTTTGCCGTCGCCTTCGTCCTGCTCGCGTTCGTGATGTTCGACGCGGCGACGCTCGACCGGAGCTTCGTGCGCGGGCTGGTGCAGGACGCCTTCGGCGCGGTCGGCGTCGGCGTCGGCGGCCAGCCGCTGACCATCGCGTTCGCGCTCGTCGGGTTCGCGTTCCTCACCACCGGATCGGGAATCTACATCCTCGGCTCGCGGTTTCGCGCCGAGGAGATGGGAAACGCTAAAAACGAGGCTGACGAAACATAG
- a CDS encoding NAD(P)/FAD-dependent oxidoreductase has translation MSTDAVIVGGGVAGLTAATYTARAGVDTTVVTDGESTLARNAHLENVPGFPLGVNARTFLDLCVEGAQEAGATFEEGRVTRVESTDDGFTVETVDGASFAVDTVIAASWSDASYLADVDGVGFLDRGSKTFVDADEAGRTGVDGLYAAGRLAEQPHQTVVCAGHGATVALALVHDADVPYYHDWVTPEGYFTERDRQVPPGCVEIPADERREREARANERMREAFTEPRGEEPTMHPSVVAAREDDGEH, from the coding sequence ATGAGCACCGACGCGGTCATCGTCGGCGGCGGAGTCGCGGGGCTGACAGCGGCCACCTACACCGCCCGCGCCGGCGTCGATACGACGGTCGTCACGGACGGCGAGTCGACGCTCGCTCGGAACGCACACTTGGAGAACGTCCCCGGCTTCCCCCTCGGGGTGAACGCGCGCACCTTCCTCGACCTCTGTGTCGAGGGCGCACAGGAGGCCGGCGCGACGTTCGAGGAAGGCCGAGTCACGCGGGTCGAGTCCACCGACGACGGGTTCACCGTCGAGACCGTCGACGGAGCCTCGTTCGCGGTCGATACCGTCATCGCGGCTTCGTGGTCCGACGCCTCGTACCTCGCCGATGTCGACGGAGTCGGCTTTCTCGACCGCGGGTCGAAGACCTTCGTCGACGCCGACGAGGCGGGACGAACCGGAGTGGACGGACTGTACGCGGCTGGTCGACTCGCCGAACAGCCACACCAGACGGTCGTCTGCGCCGGCCACGGCGCGACGGTCGCGCTCGCGCTCGTCCACGACGCCGACGTCCCCTACTACCACGACTGGGTGACGCCGGAGGGGTACTTCACCGAGCGCGACCGCCAGGTACCCCCTGGTTGCGTGGAAATTCCGGCCGACGAGCGCCGCGAGCGCGAGGCGCGCGCGAACGAGCGGATGCGCGAGGCGTTCACGGAGCCACGAGGGGAGGAACCGACGATGCACCCCTCCGTCGTCGCCGCCCGCGAGGACGACGGCGAACACTGA